The DNA window ATAGACAGAGATACCGTCGATGATGCTGTCGGGGCGCGCAAAGTAGACCTGCTCGAACAGGCACGGGTGCAATTCGGGATTTTCGGCACACTGCTCGGTGTAAAGCTTGCCGTCGGTCTCGACGTACACGGCTTCCCCGGGCGCAATGTCCCGTATTACGCGAAAGCCCGAGGCCGTCAGCGCCACGCTTTCAGAGGCGATCATGTATTCGTTGCCCTCAGGCGTCTCCTTCACGCCGTAGCACGCTGGACGGATGCCATTGGGATCCCGGAAGCCGACAATGCCATAGCCGGTGATCATCGCGATAACAGCGTAGGCGCCTCGGCAACGCTTGTGTACGGCGCGCACTGCAGTGAAGATCTCATCCTTCGTTGGCGACAACTTGCCCTGCTTCTGGAGCTCGTGGGCGAAAACGTTAAGCAGCACTTCTGAGTCAGAGGTCGTGTTGATATGGCGCAGATCTGTCCGAAACAGATCCTGGCTGAGGTCGACAGCATTGGTCAGGTTGCCGTTGTGTGCCAGCGTTATGCCGTACGGGCTGTTGACGTAGAAAGGCTGTGCCTCGGCTGAGCTGGACGACCCCGCTGTTGGGTACCGCACATGCCCTATCCCTACATTGCCGACCAGGCGACGCATATGCCGGGTGCGGAAAACATCCCGCACCAGCCCGTTGTCCTTACGCAGAAAAAAACGCTCGTTTTCAAATGTCACTATGCCCGCTGCATCCTGACCCCGGTGCTGGAGCACGGTCAACGCATCATAGAGCGTCTGATTGACGTTGGACGTGCCGACGATACCAACAATTCCGCACATGTGAGGTGGTTACTCCGTCAAATAATGATGAGATCGGGCCGAAAGCTCGCAGCCTACGACAGATGAATAGGGTGATAGTTCTGGACGAAAGCCTGTGGCGCGAAGGCCAAGCTCTCTCATCCGACGGGCCCGGTGTTCACTTGCGAGGGAGTCGGCGGCAGACTCTGCAGCTCACTCCCGAAAGTCCTCCGGGTCCACTGTTCAATCATCGTTGCCTGCTGGATCAGGGGCGAAGTACGCCACCAGGTATCCTGCGTCACGGGTGTGTAGCGCAGCAACGCCACCGCCACCACCACCACAACAACGCCCCGTGCGAGTCCGAAAGCCATACCCAGCACCCGGTCAGTTGCAGTCAGGCCGGTAAGTCGCACCAGAGCTCCAACCAGGTTGGATATGATAGCCCCGACTATGAGCGTGCCAATGAACAGAATCCCAAATGCCGCGATGAGCCGGACAGACTCGGTTTCAATCGTGCCGATTAACAACGTCTGCAGATGGGGATGAAACGTACGGGCGATAATGAATGCTGCGACCCAGATGACCAGCGACAAGGCCTCTTTGACGAAACCGCGCTTAAGGCTGACAAGCGTCGAGATCGAAACGATCGCGATTATGACCCAGTCTACCCAGATCAACGTGGACATTTAATACACACCTGGGGACCTCTGACTCAACTTACGGGACTTGCAACTGCCGGAGCTGGAGGGTTTGGGCCTTACGCCATTCAGAACATGCCGAATTCTAGCAGAAGTTCGGCTTGCGTGTCGTCCTGGCGGACCCTAATCGTTAACGATGACGAGGGAGTTCAAGCCGAATTTACTGTCGATTTCCTGCTTGGCGGAGGCCGCTGCATCCTTATCCGGGAACGGGCCGGCAAAAACCCGGGTAAATGTCTTACCGTCGCTTTCGACAGCGACCGTGTGGGCCGAAAAACCGGCCGTTGTGACCGAGTCCTTTAACCCTGCGGCATTGCTCTGGCTGCTGAAACTTCCTAATTGGACAAGGTAGCCTCCCGCAGCTGGTGTACTTGCCTGCTGCTGCGGCGCCGGTTGCGATGGAACTGCCTCGGGCTCAGCAATCGCCCGGGCCGGCGGTGGAGTCTCGCTTGA is part of the Hydrocarboniclastica marina genome and encodes:
- the purF gene encoding amidophosphoribosyltransferase encodes the protein MCGIVGIVGTSNVNQTLYDALTVLQHRGQDAAGIVTFENERFFLRKDNGLVRDVFRTRHMRRLVGNVGIGHVRYPTAGSSSSAEAQPFYVNSPYGITLAHNGNLTNAVDLSQDLFRTDLRHINTTSDSEVLLNVFAHELQKQGKLSPTKDEIFTAVRAVHKRCRGAYAVIAMITGYGIVGFRDPNGIRPACYGVKETPEGNEYMIASESVALTASGFRVIRDIAPGEAVYVETDGKLYTEQCAENPELHPCLFEQVYFARPDSIIDGISVYKARLRMGETLAEKVLREFPEHDIDVVIPIPDTSRTSALQLAHRLGVKFREGFIKNRYIGRTFIMPGQKMRKKSVRQKLSPIDLEFRGKNVLLVDDSIVRGTTCKEIVQMARDAGAAKVYFASAAPPVRFPNVYGIDMPAASELIAHNRSVEEIGKLIGADWLVYQDLEDLVMCAREGNTDVETFECSVFDGKYITGDVDQEYLNRLEDLRGDKTEFLKGSELRADNEILDLHNDE
- a CDS encoding CvpA family protein; this encodes MSTLIWVDWVIIAIVSISTLVSLKRGFVKEALSLVIWVAAFIIARTFHPHLQTLLIGTIETESVRLIAAFGILFIGTLIVGAIISNLVGALVRLTGLTATDRVLGMAFGLARGVVVVVVAVALLRYTPVTQDTWWRTSPLIQQATMIEQWTRRTFGSELQSLPPTPSQVNTGPVG